In Oncorhynchus kisutch isolate 150728-3 linkage group LG5, Okis_V2, whole genome shotgun sequence, a genomic segment contains:
- the ece1 gene encoding endothelin-converting enzyme 1 isoform X2, whose protein sequence is MSTYKRATLDEDDLVDSTGDEIYPSSAMQVTLQHGPGPRCWAEKTHTERRLLVLVCALSVALFFSLITVGIFYKETHPGMCLTEPCITVASAVMGALDRSVDPCHDFYNFACGGWVRNNPLPEGKSRWGPFSNLWERNMAVMKHLLENTTMKGLSKAEKKAQRYYKACMNETKIEELGAQPLQELINQTGGWALTGSWDKNNFQEVLRTVSANYRCSPFFTVFVSTDSKSSNSNIIQVDQSGLGLPSRDYYLNKTANAKYLNAYLDFLVELGVLLGGSEETSRSLMQEIVDFETTLANITVPQEERRDEELIYHKIQAKDLATLAPAVDWMPYLTDVFAPVPLNDSEPVVVYAKDYLQKVSDLIASTNKSVLNNYMIMKVLRKMVSILDQKFQDAEQRFFEVMYGTKKSCTPRWKLCVSDTDSALGFALGAMFVKATFDEDSKAIAEDMVSEIKWAFEDSLKYVGWMDQETKKAAKEKADAIYNMVGYPKFIMDPKELDKVFNDFEVGSDLYFQNVMQYYNFSARVTADQLRKTPNRDQWSMTPPTVNAYYNPTKNEMVLPAGILQAPFYSRSWPKALNFGGIGVVMGHELTHAFDDQGREYDKDGNLRSWWKNSSVEAFKKQTQCMVEQYSNYSINKEPLNGKHTLGENIADNGGLKAAYKAYMNWIAKNGEEATLPALGMTNHQLFFVGFAQVWCSVRTPESSHEGVITDPHSPSRFRVIGTISNSHEFSEHFGCKADSPMNPKHKCELW, encoded by the exons ATGTCCACGTACAAGAGGGCCACTCTGGACGAGGATGACCTGGTGGACTCCACCGGAGATGAGATCTACCCCTCCTCTGCCATGCAG gTGACACTGCAACATGGCCCTGGTCCCAGGTGTTGGGCTGAGAAGACACACACTGAAAGGAGGCTGTTGGTCTTAGTGTGTGCTCTGTCTGTTGCCTTGTTCTTCTCACTCATCACTGTCGGGATCTTCTACAAAGAGA CTCACCCTGGTATGTGTCTGACGGAGCCATGCATTACTGTGGCCAGTGCTGTGATGGGAGCCCTGGACCGCTCGGTGGACCCCTGCCATGACTTCTACAATTTTGCCTGTGGGGGATGGGTGAGGAACAACCCCCTCCCTGAGGGAAAGTCCCGCTGGGGTCCCTTCAGCAACCTATGGGAGCGCAACATGGCCGTCATGAAGCACCTGCTGG AGAACACCACCATGAAGGGGCTAAGCAAGGCTGAGAAAAAGGCCCAGAGGTATTACAAAGCCTGTATGAATGAGACTAAGATTGAGGAGTTAGGGGCTCAGCCTCTACAAGAGCTCATTAATCAG ACGGGGGGATGGGCCCTAACCGGCTCCTGGGATAAGAACAATTTCCAGGAGGTTCTACGCACAGTGTCGGCCAACTACCGCTGCTCCCCATTCTTCACTGTGTTTGTCAGCACTGACTCCAAAAGCTCCAACAGCAATATTATCCAG GTGGATCAATCCGGGCTGGGGCTCCCCTCACGGGATTACTACCTTAACAAAACTGCCAATGCAAAG TATCTGAATGCGTACCTAGACTTCCTGGTGGAGTTAGGGGTCCTGTTGGGGGGCTCAGAGGAGACGTCCAGATCGCTGATGCAGGAGATTGTGGACTTTGAGACCACCCTGGCCAACATCACCGTAccccaggaggagaggagggacgaggAGCTCATCTACCATAAGATCCAGGCAAAGGATCTGGCG ACCTTGGCTCCTGCGGTGGACTGGATGCCCTATCTCACAGATGTGTTTGCTCCTGTACCCCTCAATGACTCAGAGCCTGTGGTGGTGTACGCCAAGGACTACCTCCAGAAGGTCTCTGACCTCATTGCCAGCACTAACAAGAG CGTCCTGAACAACTACATGATCATGAAGGTGCTGAGGAAGATGGTGTCCATCCTGGACCAGAAGTTCCAGGATGCTGAGCAGCGCTTCTTTGAAGTCATGTATGGAAccaagaag AGCTGCACCCCACGCTGGAAGCTGTGCGTCAGCGACACGGACAGTGCCCTCGGCTTTGCTCTCGGGGCCATGTTTGTCAAAGCCACCTTTGACGAGGACAGCAAGGCCATT GCAGAAGATATGGTCTCTGAGATCAAATGGGCATTTGAGGATAGTCTGAAGTATGTGGGCTGGATGGACCAGGAGACCAAAAAGGCAGCCAAAGAGAAG GCTGATGCCATTTACAACATGGTTGGATATCCAAAATTCATCATGGACCCCAAGGAACTTGACAAAGTGTTCAATGAT tttgAGGTGGGGTCTGACCTGTATTTCCAAAATGTCATGCAGTACTACAACTTCTCTGCCAGAGTGACTGCGGACCAGCTGAGGAAAACCCCCAACAGAGACCA GTGGAGCATGACCCCTCCTACAGTGAATGCATACTACAATCCCACCAAGAATGAGATGGTGCTCCCAGCAGGAATCCTCCAAGCTCCTTTTTACAGCCGCTCTTGGCCAAA GGCCCTGAACTTTGGGGGAATTGGTGTAGTTATGGGACATGAGTTGACACACGCTTTTGATGACCAAG GGAGGGAGTACGACAAGGATGGGAACCTCCGCTCCTGGTGGAAAAACTCGTCTGTGGAGGCCTTTAAGAAGCAGACCCAGTGTATGGTGGAGCAGTACAGTAACTACAGCATCAACAAAGAACCCCTCAATGGAAAACACACCCTGGGAGAGAACATAGCTGACAATGGTGGACTGAAGGCTGCCTACAAG GCTTATATGAACTGGATTGCAAAGAATGGAGAGGAGGCCACCCTGCCTGCCCTGGGGATGACCAATCATCAATTATTTTTTGTTGGATTTGCCCAG GTATGGTGCTCAGTTCGGACTCCGGAAAGCTCGCATGAGGGCGTCATCACAGATCCACACAGTCCATCAAGATTTCGAGTTATTGGCACCATCTCCAATTCCCATGAGTTCTCTGAGCACTTTGGCTGCAAGGCAGATTCCCCCATGAACCCTAAACACAAGTGTGAGCTTTGGTGA
- the ece1 gene encoding endothelin-converting enzyme 1 isoform X1: MEALRESFLHLTFQMSTYKRATLDEDDLVDSTGDEIYPSSAMQVTLQHGPGPRCWAEKTHTERRLLVLVCALSVALFFSLITVGIFYKETHPGMCLTEPCITVASAVMGALDRSVDPCHDFYNFACGGWVRNNPLPEGKSRWGPFSNLWERNMAVMKHLLENTTMKGLSKAEKKAQRYYKACMNETKIEELGAQPLQELINQTGGWALTGSWDKNNFQEVLRTVSANYRCSPFFTVFVSTDSKSSNSNIIQVDQSGLGLPSRDYYLNKTANAKYLNAYLDFLVELGVLLGGSEETSRSLMQEIVDFETTLANITVPQEERRDEELIYHKIQAKDLATLAPAVDWMPYLTDVFAPVPLNDSEPVVVYAKDYLQKVSDLIASTNKSVLNNYMIMKVLRKMVSILDQKFQDAEQRFFEVMYGTKKSCTPRWKLCVSDTDSALGFALGAMFVKATFDEDSKAIAEDMVSEIKWAFEDSLKYVGWMDQETKKAAKEKADAIYNMVGYPKFIMDPKELDKVFNDFEVGSDLYFQNVMQYYNFSARVTADQLRKTPNRDQWSMTPPTVNAYYNPTKNEMVLPAGILQAPFYSRSWPKALNFGGIGVVMGHELTHAFDDQGREYDKDGNLRSWWKNSSVEAFKKQTQCMVEQYSNYSINKEPLNGKHTLGENIADNGGLKAAYKAYMNWIAKNGEEATLPALGMTNHQLFFVGFAQVWCSVRTPESSHEGVITDPHSPSRFRVIGTISNSHEFSEHFGCKADSPMNPKHKCELW, from the exons ATGGAAGCACTGAGGGAGTCTTTTCTGCATTTGACCTTTCAGATGTCCACGTACAAGAGGGCCACTCTGGACGAGGATGACCTGGTGGACTCCACCGGAGATGAGATCTACCCCTCCTCTGCCATGCAG gTGACACTGCAACATGGCCCTGGTCCCAGGTGTTGGGCTGAGAAGACACACACTGAAAGGAGGCTGTTGGTCTTAGTGTGTGCTCTGTCTGTTGCCTTGTTCTTCTCACTCATCACTGTCGGGATCTTCTACAAAGAGA CTCACCCTGGTATGTGTCTGACGGAGCCATGCATTACTGTGGCCAGTGCTGTGATGGGAGCCCTGGACCGCTCGGTGGACCCCTGCCATGACTTCTACAATTTTGCCTGTGGGGGATGGGTGAGGAACAACCCCCTCCCTGAGGGAAAGTCCCGCTGGGGTCCCTTCAGCAACCTATGGGAGCGCAACATGGCCGTCATGAAGCACCTGCTGG AGAACACCACCATGAAGGGGCTAAGCAAGGCTGAGAAAAAGGCCCAGAGGTATTACAAAGCCTGTATGAATGAGACTAAGATTGAGGAGTTAGGGGCTCAGCCTCTACAAGAGCTCATTAATCAG ACGGGGGGATGGGCCCTAACCGGCTCCTGGGATAAGAACAATTTCCAGGAGGTTCTACGCACAGTGTCGGCCAACTACCGCTGCTCCCCATTCTTCACTGTGTTTGTCAGCACTGACTCCAAAAGCTCCAACAGCAATATTATCCAG GTGGATCAATCCGGGCTGGGGCTCCCCTCACGGGATTACTACCTTAACAAAACTGCCAATGCAAAG TATCTGAATGCGTACCTAGACTTCCTGGTGGAGTTAGGGGTCCTGTTGGGGGGCTCAGAGGAGACGTCCAGATCGCTGATGCAGGAGATTGTGGACTTTGAGACCACCCTGGCCAACATCACCGTAccccaggaggagaggagggacgaggAGCTCATCTACCATAAGATCCAGGCAAAGGATCTGGCG ACCTTGGCTCCTGCGGTGGACTGGATGCCCTATCTCACAGATGTGTTTGCTCCTGTACCCCTCAATGACTCAGAGCCTGTGGTGGTGTACGCCAAGGACTACCTCCAGAAGGTCTCTGACCTCATTGCCAGCACTAACAAGAG CGTCCTGAACAACTACATGATCATGAAGGTGCTGAGGAAGATGGTGTCCATCCTGGACCAGAAGTTCCAGGATGCTGAGCAGCGCTTCTTTGAAGTCATGTATGGAAccaagaag AGCTGCACCCCACGCTGGAAGCTGTGCGTCAGCGACACGGACAGTGCCCTCGGCTTTGCTCTCGGGGCCATGTTTGTCAAAGCCACCTTTGACGAGGACAGCAAGGCCATT GCAGAAGATATGGTCTCTGAGATCAAATGGGCATTTGAGGATAGTCTGAAGTATGTGGGCTGGATGGACCAGGAGACCAAAAAGGCAGCCAAAGAGAAG GCTGATGCCATTTACAACATGGTTGGATATCCAAAATTCATCATGGACCCCAAGGAACTTGACAAAGTGTTCAATGAT tttgAGGTGGGGTCTGACCTGTATTTCCAAAATGTCATGCAGTACTACAACTTCTCTGCCAGAGTGACTGCGGACCAGCTGAGGAAAACCCCCAACAGAGACCA GTGGAGCATGACCCCTCCTACAGTGAATGCATACTACAATCCCACCAAGAATGAGATGGTGCTCCCAGCAGGAATCCTCCAAGCTCCTTTTTACAGCCGCTCTTGGCCAAA GGCCCTGAACTTTGGGGGAATTGGTGTAGTTATGGGACATGAGTTGACACACGCTTTTGATGACCAAG GGAGGGAGTACGACAAGGATGGGAACCTCCGCTCCTGGTGGAAAAACTCGTCTGTGGAGGCCTTTAAGAAGCAGACCCAGTGTATGGTGGAGCAGTACAGTAACTACAGCATCAACAAAGAACCCCTCAATGGAAAACACACCCTGGGAGAGAACATAGCTGACAATGGTGGACTGAAGGCTGCCTACAAG GCTTATATGAACTGGATTGCAAAGAATGGAGAGGAGGCCACCCTGCCTGCCCTGGGGATGACCAATCATCAATTATTTTTTGTTGGATTTGCCCAG GTATGGTGCTCAGTTCGGACTCCGGAAAGCTCGCATGAGGGCGTCATCACAGATCCACACAGTCCATCAAGATTTCGAGTTATTGGCACCATCTCCAATTCCCATGAGTTCTCTGAGCACTTTGGCTGCAAGGCAGATTCCCCCATGAACCCTAAACACAAGTGTGAGCTTTGGTGA